Proteins encoded within one genomic window of Entelurus aequoreus isolate RoL-2023_Sb linkage group LG26, RoL_Eaeq_v1.1, whole genome shotgun sequence:
- the sycp1 gene encoding synaptonemal complex protein 1 produces MEKDRRFNFKLLVPPRVKRNQVSAVKPQESVDNGAELGASKYFAQDQNTPFLNKSVVAPTKASRQESVKMQVAPREKESECSPVQLYSKMFDEVEKIQCWKAKVDCDAVQSERKLQENKRTIESQRKAIKELQLQGESISIKLEEQMSENENLRNKNNATRNLCNILKETFQRSAVKMQMYESEREETHHLFMENSNSVQKSIAAFEGLRSQAEADQKEMQSVKEALLQFEVLKEKYQQEYTMKEQEVSGLETKLSDKEGELEKVQRELSDAQDQYKKLQEATNELSDVVKSSKMEMASLCGKLHSSEQRCKESETRVEAISAMLEESKQEHARVLSSKDLSLQDLCRVKHEQAEKLGQIQATLLDLQNVLAMEEQRSKDFESKLLENSKELEISQFLLAETKEQSARKDEQIRVLASELDNSRTSMELIKGKSDALEVTVKQLHIELASKAKEAQLSMNEAKTTLAENERLRKVCEAAEKAKETSVENCSVIESKVHELREQLINERNKTEECSIVMVQLQEELAQNQATHEELLCNFNDIRSEKKDISSNVKTMEANMKASEEKATKLTVDVQRLEEENQRLRKEINSLPTLIKGQCEETLMTLQKKMEDNCQHLQQNLVKAERQVKAAEAKLSNLRKKTGMNRQVQDKYQNEIKMLKKQVAKEIVKSSQLEKEISSLHEESQDLKRQHEEKHQKLLKDFESTSSVAADRDTEIQKLRSTAAEAVKNKEDAELKCQHKTAEMLALMEKHKSQYDRMVEEKDAELDETKTREMKAVDCSKSLELNVSKLKSENSQLKKQLLTEKDNFQKDFSDLRKELSSLKFLQLSEEKKKKPRAFNVNEGRCVDTPRSSSSRISVFDFSKELDSGSIRKTHGTTAKNKDLSTPGSATSRVGRTSKIKTYRIRTPPSANKLATWEKTTMELEPKSDSSDQNNLILANTPGPCIPGPLSKQMFKQLQSPTVIKSPGNSLKLAAMKRMRDAGWTAVVGCDKKKKKTHEKIFA; encoded by the exons AGTCCGTCAAGATGCAAGTTGCCCCGAGAGAAAAAGAG AGTGAATGTAGTCCTGtgcagctttattccaaaatgtttGACGAAGTGGAGAAAATCCAGTGCTGGAAAGCCAAAGTGGACTGTGACGCTGTGCAAAGCGAGAGGAAACTTCAGGAGAACAAAAGAACAATTGAGAGTCAGCGCAAAGCCATTAAAGAGCTGCAG CTTCAAGGTGAAAGTATCAGCATCAAGCTTGAAGAGCAGATGAGTGAAAATGAGAATTTGAGGAACAA AAACAATGCAACCCGCAACTTGTGTAATATACTCAAGGAAACCTTCCAGCGGTCAGCTGTTAAAATGCAAATGT ATGAATCTGAAAGAGAGGAAACTCATCACCTCTTCATGGAAAATAGTAACAGTGTTCAG AAATCGATTGCAGCATTTGAAGGCCTTCGCAGTCAAGCTGAAGCTGATCAGAAGGAGATGCAATCAG TCAAAGAAGCCTTGCTGCAATTTGAAGTGCTCAAAGAGAAGTATCAGCAAGAATACACGATGAAAGAGCAAGAA GTGTCGGGGTTGGAAACTAAACTTAGTGATAAAGAAGGTGAACTAGAAAAGGTGCAACGTGAACTCAGTGATGCTCAAGATCAATACAAAAAGCTTCAAGAGGCAACAA ATGAACTGAGTGACGTTGTCAAAAGTTCTAAAATGGAGATGGCATCCCTTTGTGGAAAACTGCACTCTTCAGAGCAGCGCTGCAAAGAAAGTGAG ACACGTGTGGAAGCCATCTCTGCAATGCTGGAGGAGAGCAAACAGGAACATGCAAGAGTCCTCAGCAGCAAAGATTTAAGCTTGCAGGATCTTTGCCGGGTAAAACATGAACAAGCTGAGAAGCTTGGGCAAATTCAGGCCACCCTTCTAGACCTGCAGAATGTATTGGCCATGGAAGAGCAGAG GTCTAAGGACTTTGAGTCAAAGCTGCTGGAAAATAGCAAGGAACTGGAAATAAGTCAATTCCTTTTAG CTGAGACCAAAGAGCAAAGTGCAAGAAAAGATGAGCAGATTCGAGTCCTTGCGAGTGAACTG GACAACAGCAGGACATCTATGGAGTTGATAAAAGGGAAAAGTGATGCACTAGAGGTCACAGTAAAGCAACTCCACATTGAGCTTGCATCAAAGGCCAAAGAAGCCCAGCTCAGCATG AATGAAGCAAAGACTACATTAGCTGAAAATGAGCGACTGAGGAAAGTTTGTGAAGCTGCTGAAAAGGCAAAAGAAACTTCAGTGGAGAATTGCAGTGTCATAGAG AGCAAAGTACATGAGCTGAGGGAACAATTGATCAATGAAAGGAACAAAACAGAAGAGTGCAGTATTGTAATGGTGCAACTCCAGGAAGAACTTGCACAAAAtca GGCCACACATGAAGAACTTCTGTGCAACTTTAATGACATTCGGTCTGAAAAGAAAGACATATCCTCTAATGTGAAAACTATGGAGGCAAACATGAAG GCGAGTGAGGAGAAAGCCACCAAGCTCACAGTGGATGTTCAGAGACTGGAGGAGgaaaaccagcgtttaag AAAGGAGATAAACTCTCTTCCAACACTAATCAAAGGACAATGTGAAGAAACATTGATGACGTTGCAGAAGAAAATGGAGGACAAT TGTCAACATCTGCAGCAGAACCTCGTAAAAGCTGAGAGGCAGGTCAAAGCTGCAGAGGCAAAG cTCTCTAATCTCAGGAAGAAAACTGGAATGAATCGCCAAGTCCAAGACAAATACCAGAACGAG ATtaaaatgctaaagaaacaagtggCAAAAGAGATTGTGAAATCCAGTCAACTAGAAAAGGAG ATAAGCAGTCTGCACGAGGAGTCACAGGACCTCAAAAGACAACATGAGGAAAAGCACCAGAAGCTACTGAAAGATTTTGAATCAACATCATCAGTAGCTGCAGACCGTGACACTGAG ATACAAAAGCTTAGATCAACAGCAGCTGAGGCCGTCAAGAACAAAGAAGATGCAGAACTCAAGTGTCAGCACAAGACAGCAGAGATGCTGGCACTGATGGAAAAACACAAA AGCCAGTATGACCGCATGGTAGAAGAAAAGGATGCAGAGCTTGATGAGACAAAGACCAGAGAGATGAAGGCAGTTGATTGCAGCAAATCACTG GAGTTGAATGTCTCCAAGCTTAAGAGTGAAAATAGTCAACTAAAGAAGCAGCTGTTGACAGAAAAG GATAACTTTCAAAAGGATTTTAGTGATCTGAGGAAAGAATTGTCATCGCTCAAATTCTTACAGCTGtcagaagaaaagaagaagaag CCAAGGGCCTTCAATGTAAATGAAGGGAGATGTGTGGACACACCAAGAAGCAGCTCTTCAAGGATAAGTGTCTTTGACTTCTCCAAG GAACTGGACTCTGGATCCATCAGAAAAACACATGGCACTACAGCAAAGAACAAG GACTTGAGTACCCCAGGAAGTGCAACAAGCAGAGTTGGCAGAACATCAAAGATCAAA ACCTACAGAATAAGGACACCCCCTAGTGCCAACAAGCTTGCAACCTGGGAAAAGACAACAATGGAACTGGAGCCCAAGTCTGACAGCTCTGATCAAAACAACCTG ATTTTGGCAAACACACCAGGACCCTGTATTCCTGGCCCCCTATCTAAACAGATGTTCAAACAG CTCCAGAGCCCCACTGTTATTAAGTCTCCTGGTAACTCCCTGAAGTTAGCAGCCATGAAGAGAATGAGAGACGCTGGTTGGACCGCCGTTGTTGGCTGcgacaaaaagaagaaaaagactcATGAGAAGATCTTTGCATGA